A genome region from Trichoderma asperellum chromosome 7, complete sequence includes the following:
- a CDS encoding uncharacterized protein (TransMembrane:1 (i7-27o)) — protein MSLIRSYIPFLGLIAMGTFATALQINIYSDHNCQNFIGSFFPGACDALPQPNGGIGSWLIVCQNNFDDNCESITFYNSNGGGCAEEHAVSALGCSCNSDPTSNDNRRCQSTVGLGAHFWGERANPNQSIALTYEPEEAPRK, from the exons ATGAGTCTGATCCGGTCCTATATCCCTTTCCTTGGCCTTATTGCCATGGGAACATTTGCCACAGCTTTGCAAATCAACATTTACTCCGACCACAACTGCCAAAACTTCATTGGATCGTTTTTTCCGGGAGCTTGTGATGCTTTGCCCCAGCCTAATGGAGGCATTGGTAGCTGGCTTATTGTTTGCCAGAACAACTTCGATGATAACTGCGAGTCCATTACCTTCTACAACAGCAATGGAGGTGGTTGTGCCGAAGAGCACGCTGTCAGCGCCctcggctgcagctgcaactCTGATCCTACATCTAACGATAACCGCCGATGCCAGAGCACGGTTGGTTTGGGAGCTCATTTCTGGGGTGAGCGTG CCAACCCAAACCAATCTATAGCTCTCACATACGAGCCAGAGGAAGCGCCTCGCAAATAA